The Myotis daubentonii chromosome 1, mMyoDau2.1, whole genome shotgun sequence genome includes the window CCAAAGAGAAATGGACAGAAGGAAAGGTGACCGGACTCTTCCTGTCAGAACGCCTACCATGGCCGGAGGCCTGTTTTCAATAGACAGAGATTACTTTCAGGAGATTGGAACATACGATGCTGGAATGGATATCTGGGGAGGAGAAAACCTAGAAATTTCCTTTAGGATTTGGCAATGTGGAGGCACCCTGGAGATCATTACTTGCTCACATGTTGGACACGTGTTTCGGAAAGCTATACCTTACACGTTTCTGGGAGGCACAGGACAGATTATCAACAAAAATAACAGACGCCCCCCAGAAGTGTGGATGGATGAATTCAAgaatttcttttatataatttctccAGGTGTTACAAAGGTAAATTATGGAGATATAGCATCAAGACTTGGTCTAAGACACAAACTCCAATGCAAACCTTTCTCTTGGTACCTAGAGAATATTTATCCTGATTTGCAGATTCCACGTCACTATTTCTCTTTGGGAGAGATACGCAATGTAGAAACAAATCAGTGTCTCGATAACATGActagaaaagagaatgaaaaagttGGAATCTTTAACTGTCACGGTATGGGAGGTAATCAGGTTTTCTCTTACACTGCCAACAAAGAAATTAGGATGGATGACCTTTGCTTGGATGTCTCCAAACTCAACGGCCCAGTCACAATGCTCAAATGCCACCACCTAAAAGGCAACCAACTTTGGGAGTATGATCCCGTGAAATTGATCCTGCAGCATGTGAACAGTAACCAGTGCCTGGATAAAGCCACGGAGGAGGACAGCCAGGTGCCCTGCATCAGAGACTGCAGCAGAGGCCGGTCCCAGCAGTGGCTTCTCCGCAACGTCACTCTTCCAGAAATATTCTGAGACCAAAtttacacaagaaaaaaataagggtTGACTGGGCTACCTCAGCATACATTTCTGCCACATTCTTACATAGCAAAAAAGGGACAGTGCTCCCTCCTGCGGGAAGTGAGGGTTCTCAGCCAGTAAGACTAGACTCGCTCCTCACGCGCCGTGAACCAGCCTCCTGCCACGTAGCGGGACTGTACACACTGATGTTTACAAGGTCGAAGAGACTTTCGTCAAGAGTCATTGTAAAGACTATTCAGACAGTGAAACAATCAGCAACATGTGCTTCCGGAAAGCTGCGCCTCGGAGGGTCTGCTTGCACAGCAGTGGTTTCCGCTGGACATGCTGTCACAGTGAAGAATTTCCAAGATAGAACTGGTAGCCAGTATATTAATATTGAtacaaaaatacatgaaaagaacTGGAACCAGGTTCAAAAtcatgaaaataacattttttacaaaaaaaccccactataTTAAACAGggtttaaaggaaattaaaatatatatatatatttaatccatAAGGGCATAATAGTGAacaaatttttttgaatagttaaGGTATGCTTTTAAAATAGTCCAGATGGCTTATATGCAATGTGGAATAATACCACTGTATACAAGAATTGTACcttaattaacatttttctctcaAATAAGCATTGTAATTAAGGATTATTTAGCAGTTTGatagaaaagtatattttaacttttaatgaTAGTTTAAATGTTGGTGCAAGTAGTTTCAAAGAATGGGGCAACTAAAAATTTTACTAGAAATTTTTTCATAGGCTATTCTTTTCCAGAAAGCAAAAGTGTGAGTCTTTTGGTAACCAAACTCAATCATACATATATCCTGTATGATACCATgaaataaactaatttttaagattaacccttaaaatatacattttacccACACTTCTATGAGTTcaatttttttaactgttttattgcttaaagtattacaaagagtattatatatgtctccttttttttctccccttgaccctcccctagcctcccctagcctcccgtgccccgcagtgtcttgtgtccattggttatgcttgtatgcatgcatacaagtccttcagttgatatcttagccccccccccaaccctccccaaccctccccaaccttctcgctgtagtttggcagtctgttcaatgttgctctgcctctgtatctatttttgctcataagtttataatggtctctattatccatgaatgagtgagatcatgtggtatttttccttcattgactggcttatttcacttagcataatgctctccagttccatccatgacgttgcaaatggtaagagttccttcctttttagagcagcatagtattccatcgtgtagctgtaccacagttttctaatccattcatctaccgatgggcaattaggctgtttccagatcttagctatggtgaattgtgctgctatgaacatagggtgcatatatcctttctggtttcttgggatgtattcctagaagtgggatcactgggtcaaatgggagttccatttttaactttctgaggaaactccatactgtcttccatagtggctgcaccagtctgcattcccccccagcagtgcatgagtgttcccttttctccgcatcctctccagcacttgtcgtttgttgatttgttgatgatagccattctgacaggtgtgagatggtacctcattgttgttttgatttgcatctcttggatgattagtgactttgagcatgttttcagatgtctctaggctttctgaatgtcctcttttgaaaagtgtctatttaggtcctttgcccattttttgattggattgtttatcttccttttgttaagttgtatgagttccctataaatgttggagattaaacccttatcggtgataacattggcaaatatgttctcccatgcagtgggctttcttgttattttgttgatggtttcttttgctgtgcagaagctttttattttgatgtagtcccatttgtttattttctctttagtttccaatgccctcggagctgtatcagtgaagaaattgcttcggcatatgtctgagattttgttgcctttggattcctctagtatttttattgtttcccattttacatttaagtactttaaccattttgagtttatttttgtgtatggtgtaagttggtggtctagtttcatttttttgcatgtatctgtccaattttcccaacaccatttattgaagagactgtcttgactccattgtatgttcttgcctcctttgtcaaatattaattgagcatagtggttcgggtcgatttctgggttctctattctattccattgatctatatgtatgttcttgtgccagtacctggcagttttgagaacagtggctttgtaatacagcttgatatctggtattgagatcccacctactttgttcttctttctcaggattgctgcaggtattcggggtcttttttcattccaggtgaatttttggagagttagttctagatctgtgaagtatgcccttggtattttaatgggaagtgcattgaatttatagattgctttgggtagtatggacattttaatgatgttgattctaccaatccaagagtgtgatatgttcttccatctgtgtatgtcttcctctatctcttttttcaacgtcctgtagttttctgagtagaggtctttcacctctttagttaagtttattcctaggtatcttaatttttttggtgcgatggtaaatgggattgcttttttaatctctctttctgtaagttcactgttggtgtatagaaatgccgtagatttcttggcattaattttgtatcctgccacactgccaaattcatttattaagtcgaatagttttttgatggagtctttagagttttttatgtataatatcatgtcatctgcgaataaggacagttttacttcttcttttccaattt containing:
- the LOC132212598 gene encoding polypeptide N-acetylgalactosaminyltransferase 1-like, with amino-acid sequence MRKFAYCKVVLATSLIWVLLDMFLLLYFSECNECDEKKERGLAAGGGLSAAGDVLEPVQRPHEGPGEMGKPVVIPKEDQEQMKEMFKINQFNLMASEMIALNRSLPDVRLEGCKTKVYPDNLPTSVVIVFHNEAWSTLLRTVHTVINRSPRHMLVEIVLVDDASERDFLKRPLESYVKKFKIPVHVIRMEQRSGLIRARLKGAAVSKGQVITFLDAHCECTVGWLEPLLARIKQEDRKTVVCPIIDVISDDTFEYMAGSDMTYGGFNWKLNFRWYPVPQREMDRRKGDRTLPVRTPTMAGGLFSIDRDYFQEIGTYDAGMDIWGGENLEISFRIWQCGGTLEIITCSHVGHVFRKAIPYTFLGGTGQIINKNNRRPPEVWMDEFKNFFYIISPGVTKVNYGDIASRLGLRHKLQCKPFSWYLENIYPDLQIPRHYFSLGEIRNVETNQCLDNMTRKENEKVGIFNCHGMGGNQVFSYTANKEIRMDDLCLDVSKLNGPVTMLKCHHLKGNQLWEYDPVKLILQHVNSNQCLDKATEEDSQVPCIRDCSRGRSQQWLLRNVTLPEIF